Proteins encoded within one genomic window of Ammonifex degensii KC4:
- the aroB gene encoding 3-dehydroquinate synthase, giving the protein MKTVRVELGDRSYPIYVGEGLLARVGELTRQHLPGRRLMVISNSTVTGLYGEVLKESLEAAGWKVLWAEMPDGEEHKNLATVSRLYDLAVEGELERGDAILAFGGGVVGDVAGFVAATFMRGVAWGQVPTTLLAQVDASVGGKVGVNHPQGKNLIGAFHQPRLVVADVDTLRSLPRREIASGMAEVVKYGVIRSASFFAWLEENVEALLSLAPEALTHAVATSCRIKAEVVAADEKESGLRAILNFGHTVGHALEAMTDYVRFAHGEAVAIGMVVASRLARRLGLGFTAEEERRLANLLEAIGLPTSLPPGTDPRELLLFMQRDKKVKEGKLTFILPRHIGEVEIVREVPQEILLEVLGA; this is encoded by the coding sequence ATGAAGACGGTCAGGGTTGAACTGGGGGATAGGAGTTACCCCATCTATGTGGGCGAAGGGTTACTTGCCCGGGTGGGGGAGTTAACGCGGCAGCACCTTCCCGGCCGCCGCCTCATGGTGATAAGCAACTCTACCGTGACCGGGCTCTACGGGGAGGTCTTGAAAGAAAGCTTGGAGGCGGCGGGCTGGAAGGTTTTGTGGGCCGAGATGCCGGACGGCGAGGAGCACAAGAACCTGGCCACCGTATCCCGACTTTACGACCTGGCCGTGGAAGGGGAACTGGAGCGTGGCGATGCCATCCTGGCCTTTGGAGGCGGGGTGGTAGGGGACGTAGCAGGTTTTGTGGCCGCTACCTTCATGCGTGGCGTGGCTTGGGGACAGGTTCCCACCACCCTCCTGGCCCAAGTCGATGCCAGCGTAGGGGGAAAGGTAGGGGTCAATCACCCTCAAGGGAAGAACCTCATCGGGGCTTTTCATCAGCCCCGCCTGGTGGTGGCGGATGTTGACACTTTGCGCTCCCTCCCCCGACGCGAAATTGCCTCCGGCATGGCGGAAGTGGTCAAGTACGGAGTTATCCGTAGTGCTTCTTTCTTTGCCTGGCTGGAGGAGAATGTTGAGGCGCTTTTATCCCTGGCCCCGGAAGCTTTAACCCACGCCGTGGCTACTTCCTGCCGCATAAAGGCCGAGGTGGTGGCGGCCGACGAGAAGGAGTCGGGACTGCGGGCCATCCTCAACTTCGGCCACACGGTGGGACATGCCCTAGAGGCGATGACCGATTACGTCCGCTTTGCTCACGGGGAGGCAGTAGCCATAGGCATGGTTGTAGCTTCGCGCCTTGCCCGCCGCCTGGGGCTGGGTTTTACGGCGGAGGAGGAAAGGCGCCTGGCAAACTTGCTCGAAGCCATAGGCCTTCCCACCTCCCTCCCCCCGGGTACCGACCCCCGGGAGCTCCTCCTTTTCATGCAACGAGACAAGAAGGTCAAGGAAGGAAAGCTTACTTTTATCCTGCCCCGGCACATAGGCGAGGTGGAAATAGTCCGGGAGGTTCCCCAGGAAATACTTTTAGAAGTATTGGGCGCCTGA
- a CDS encoding shikimate kinase: MKNVVLIGFMGTGKTAVGKRLARLLGWEFIDTDAEIERLTGKSIARLFAEDGEIRFRSEENLLCRRLAGRERLVIATGGGMVLNPENVALLGQNGVFIKLYADPEVIISRLKGKRRERPLIGRGDLRERVLTLLKEREGAYDIAEFAVDTGKQSPEESAQIIYQYLKEKNYLNEDGQG; this comes from the coding sequence TTGAAGAACGTAGTTCTCATCGGTTTCATGGGAACGGGAAAAACGGCAGTAGGCAAAAGACTGGCCCGGCTTCTGGGCTGGGAGTTTATCGATACCGACGCGGAGATCGAGCGCCTGACGGGTAAGTCCATTGCCCGGCTTTTCGCCGAGGACGGGGAGATACGCTTTCGCTCGGAGGAGAATCTGCTTTGTCGTCGGCTGGCCGGGAGGGAGCGGCTGGTGATCGCCACCGGCGGGGGTATGGTGCTCAATCCCGAGAATGTGGCCTTGCTAGGGCAAAACGGGGTGTTCATCAAGCTCTACGCCGATCCGGAGGTGATAATCTCGCGCCTTAAGGGGAAGCGCCGGGAGCGCCCCCTCATAGGGAGGGGAGATTTGCGGGAGCGGGTGCTGACCCTGCTCAAAGAGCGCGAAGGGGCTTACGACATAGCGGAGTTCGCGGTAGACACAGGCAAGCAAAGCCCGGAAGAGTCGGCCCAGATAATCTACCAATACCTCAAGGAGAAGAACTACCTCAATGAAGACGGTCAGGGTTGA
- a CDS encoding RNA-guided endonuclease InsQ/TnpB family protein, with amino-acid sequence MKHTNVVRVLPDKQQKQILEIIGDRCAALYNAVQYRCRQAFFKGEPVPSYAALCSEFEEHPAYKALPSDIGQEVIKKARKAWDSYFACLRLYRKGKLKEPPRVPGYWKDRRTGKRLVGPIPVKSPRSYSLDARTLSLTLPADLREKRGDRLVLRTKGLLRFHGQPKTLELRYDPVRKRWYAHQVVEVPEPARPARPEKHAAVDLGARVLVALAVEGLGRQLLFSAREVIKDFLYWTNQIAGEQSKLNRTGRKTSRKLRRFYQLRARRLRHAFVALAAEVARILKRHRVTTLFLEDLTGVREDMDFGPKNVLVHNFWAFRMLRNLIEAACARAGIKVVPVEPRGTSSRCAVCGHPVRRPVRHKAVCEKCGKLWHADANAALNILLQGSSKGHGAEATPQKPLAYRWNRHRWVSRFEPAAGTLKAASGSRTAA; translated from the coding sequence ATGAAGCACACCAACGTCGTCCGGGTTCTTCCAGATAAACAGCAGAAGCAAATCCTGGAAATCATCGGGGACCGCTGCGCCGCCCTCTACAACGCCGTCCAGTACAGGTGCAGGCAGGCGTTCTTCAAGGGAGAACCTGTGCCTTCCTACGCCGCCTTGTGCTCCGAGTTCGAGGAGCACCCGGCCTACAAAGCCCTGCCGTCAGACATCGGGCAGGAGGTCATCAAGAAGGCGAGGAAGGCGTGGGACTCCTACTTCGCGTGCCTGAGACTGTACCGGAAAGGCAAGCTGAAGGAGCCACCGCGCGTGCCCGGGTACTGGAAGGACCGCCGCACGGGGAAGAGGCTGGTCGGGCCGATCCCGGTCAAGTCCCCGCGGTCCTACTCCCTGGACGCCAGGACGCTTTCCCTGACCCTGCCCGCAGACCTGCGGGAAAAGCGTGGAGATCGCCTGGTTCTGCGCACAAAGGGTCTCTTACGCTTCCACGGCCAACCTAAGACCCTGGAGCTCAGGTACGACCCTGTGAGAAAGCGCTGGTATGCCCACCAGGTGGTGGAGGTGCCTGAGCCGGCTCGACCTGCCCGGCCTGAAAAGCACGCCGCCGTCGACCTGGGCGCGAGGGTCCTGGTCGCCCTGGCCGTAGAGGGACTCGGCCGCCAGCTCCTCTTCTCCGCCCGGGAAGTCATCAAGGACTTCCTCTACTGGACCAATCAGATCGCAGGGGAGCAGTCAAAGCTCAACCGGACGGGAAGAAAGACCTCCAGGAAGCTGAGGAGGTTTTATCAGCTTCGCGCCCGCAGGCTCAGGCACGCCTTTGTCGCTTTGGCCGCGGAAGTTGCCCGCATTCTCAAGCGGCACCGGGTGACCACGCTTTTCCTCGAAGACCTGACGGGCGTCCGGGAGGACATGGACTTCGGGCCGAAAAACGTCCTGGTGCACAACTTCTGGGCCTTCAGGATGTTGAGGAACCTCATCGAGGCTGCCTGTGCCCGGGCCGGGATAAAGGTCGTCCCCGTGGAGCCGCGCGGCACCTCTTCCCGGTGCGCCGTCTGCGGGCATCCCGTCAGGCGGCCCGTGCGGCATAAAGCGGTGTGCGAGAAGTGCGGTAAGCTCTGGCACGCAGACGCCAACGCGGCGTTAAACATACTCCTCCAGGGCTCCTCGAAGGGGCACGGGGCGGAGGCCACGCCCCAGAAGCCGCTTGCCTACCGGTGGAACAGACACCGGTGGGTGAGCCGCTTCGAACCTGCCGCCGGTACGCTTAAAGCGGCGAGCGGCAGCCGGACGGCGGCTTAA
- the efp gene encoding elongation factor P: MISTNDFRTGLTIELDGEVYQVIEFLHVKPGKGAPFVRTKLRNLRTGAVIERTFNAGEKVPRAHLDRRQAQYLYNDGSSFYFMDMETYEQVALGEKELGDAVKFLKENLEISLLLYQGKVLGVELPNTVELKVIETPPGVKGDTAAGGSKPAKLETGTVIQVPLFVEEGDIIQVDTRTGEYLKRV, from the coding sequence ATGATTTCTACCAACGACTTCCGCACCGGACTTACTATCGAGCTAGATGGGGAAGTATATCAGGTGATAGAGTTTCTCCACGTGAAGCCGGGCAAAGGTGCTCCTTTCGTCCGCACCAAGCTGCGCAACTTGCGCACTGGGGCGGTCATCGAGCGGACCTTCAATGCGGGGGAAAAGGTTCCCCGGGCTCATCTAGACCGGCGGCAGGCCCAGTACCTCTACAACGACGGCTCGAGTTTTTACTTCATGGACATGGAGACCTATGAGCAGGTGGCGCTGGGGGAGAAGGAACTCGGAGATGCCGTAAAGTTCCTGAAGGAAAACCTAGAGATATCCCTTCTACTTTACCAGGGCAAGGTTCTAGGTGTAGAGCTTCCTAACACCGTGGAGCTTAAGGTAATCGAGACTCCGCCGGGAGTGAAGGGAGATACGGCGGCAGGCGGATCGAAACCGGCCAAGCTGGAGACGGGAACAGTGATCCAAGTCCCCCTCTTCGTGGAGGAAGGAGACATCATCCAGGTGGACACCCGCACCGGCGAGTACCTGAAGCGGGTCTAA
- a CDS encoding TldD/PmbA family protein, with translation MDLLAVVAAAVAEGKKVGAEEIEAFAVAGTTLQIEVRHGQVETLEQAQETGLGVRVLKGKRFGFAFGTDLSPQGVKETVERAVAACQLAAPDPYNLLPAPSTAHASPELCDTRLAETPVEEKIALARSMEEAAFSFDPRVKIVETATYQEELSEVALANSLGISGSYRGTVCGLYLSLAAEADGQSETGYALKYSRFLRELDPRALGEEAARRAVGLLGARGVKTAAVPVVFDPYVAADFVGLLAPALTAEAVQRGRSLFAGKLGEEVATSKVTLLDDGRLPGGIRTAPFDGEGVPTQRTVLIEKGVLKQYLYDTRTAAREGKTSTGNAVRGGFRGQPTVGPTNFYLEPGGQSPEEIIRQVPEGFYLTEVLGMHTANPISGDFSVGAVGFWIKEGELAFPVRGVTVAGNIKNLLQHIDAVGSDLRFFGGRGAPTFRVSELKVSGH, from the coding sequence ATGGATCTACTGGCAGTGGTTGCCGCGGCAGTAGCGGAAGGAAAAAAGGTAGGAGCGGAGGAGATCGAAGCCTTTGCGGTTGCCGGTACCACCTTGCAAATAGAGGTGCGTCATGGTCAGGTAGAGACTTTGGAGCAGGCGCAGGAGACGGGTCTGGGGGTACGGGTGCTGAAAGGAAAGCGCTTCGGTTTTGCCTTCGGTACTGACCTTTCTCCCCAGGGGGTGAAGGAGACGGTGGAGAGAGCGGTGGCAGCCTGCCAACTGGCCGCTCCCGATCCTTACAACCTCCTGCCTGCGCCTTCAACCGCTCATGCCTCCCCAGAGCTTTGCGATACCCGCCTGGCGGAAACCCCGGTGGAGGAAAAGATAGCCCTGGCCCGCTCCATGGAGGAAGCAGCTTTTTCTTTCGATCCCCGGGTGAAGATCGTAGAGACGGCCACCTATCAGGAGGAACTTTCGGAAGTTGCCCTGGCCAACTCTTTGGGGATAAGCGGTAGCTACCGGGGTACGGTCTGCGGCCTTTACTTAAGCTTGGCGGCCGAGGCTGATGGGCAGAGCGAGACGGGCTACGCCTTGAAGTATAGCCGTTTTCTCAGGGAACTTGACCCCAGGGCTCTGGGGGAAGAGGCGGCCCGGCGGGCCGTGGGACTCCTAGGGGCGCGGGGGGTCAAGACGGCGGCAGTGCCGGTGGTTTTCGATCCCTACGTAGCCGCCGACTTTGTAGGCCTTTTAGCTCCTGCCCTTACGGCGGAAGCGGTGCAGCGGGGTCGTTCGCTTTTCGCGGGCAAGCTGGGGGAAGAGGTGGCCACCTCTAAGGTGACACTCTTGGACGACGGCCGTCTTCCCGGCGGAATAAGGACGGCTCCCTTCGACGGGGAAGGAGTGCCCACCCAACGCACGGTCCTCATCGAAAAGGGGGTCCTCAAGCAATACCTCTACGACACCCGCACGGCAGCCCGGGAAGGAAAAACTTCTACCGGCAATGCCGTGCGCGGTGGTTTTCGCGGGCAGCCGACGGTCGGCCCCACTAACTTTTACCTGGAGCCGGGCGGGCAGTCGCCGGAGGAGATCATCCGCCAGGTGCCGGAAGGGTTTTACCTCACTGAAGTCCTGGGTATGCACACCGCCAACCCCATCTCCGGCGACTTCTCGGTAGGGGCGGTGGGCTTCTGGATAAAAGAGGGGGAGCTCGCCTTTCCCGTCCGGGGAGTGACGGTGGCGGGTAACATTAAGAACTTGTTGCAGCACATCGATGCGGTGGGCTCGGATCTGCGCTTCTTCGGCGGCCGAGGAGCGCCTACCTTCAGGGTAAGCGAACTCAAGGTAAGCGGGCACTAA
- the fbp gene encoding fructose-1,6-bisphosphate aldolase/phosphatase — translation MGKKITVTVIKADVGGLVGHTSVHPELLEKARGVLSGSPLLIDFYVTSVGDDINLIMTHELGRNNGEIHKLAWDTFVACTEVAKKLKLYGAGQDLLADAFSGNIKGLGPGIAEMEVEERESEPIVIFMADKTEPGAWNLPLYKIFADPFNTIGLVIDPKMHCGFTFEVRDLIENKKIMFNAPEDIYDMLVFIGAPGRYAIKRIFHRETGQIAAVSSVQRLNLIAGRYIGKDDPVCIVRCQSGYPAVGEVLEPFAHPHLVSGWMRGSHSGPLMPVSLKDARPSRFDGPPRVVALGFQLADGKLIGPQDLFDDPAFDRAREMANIIADYMRRLGPFEPHRLHLDEMEYTTMPMVMQKLKDRFIDLRLAKAQKAQKEKGGA, via the coding sequence GTGGGGAAAAAGATCACGGTAACCGTCATCAAAGCTGACGTAGGCGGCCTCGTAGGTCACACTAGCGTCCACCCGGAATTACTGGAAAAGGCAAGGGGAGTGCTTTCAGGAAGCCCCCTGCTGATAGACTTCTACGTGACCAGCGTGGGTGACGACATAAACTTAATCATGACCCACGAGCTGGGGCGTAACAACGGAGAGATCCACAAGCTGGCCTGGGATACCTTCGTGGCCTGCACGGAAGTGGCCAAGAAGCTCAAGCTTTACGGGGCTGGGCAGGATCTCCTGGCCGATGCCTTCTCCGGTAACATCAAGGGGCTGGGGCCTGGCATTGCCGAAATGGAAGTGGAAGAACGAGAAAGTGAACCCATAGTCATCTTCATGGCCGACAAGACCGAACCCGGTGCGTGGAACCTGCCTCTTTACAAGATTTTTGCCGATCCCTTCAACACCATCGGCTTGGTCATCGATCCTAAGATGCACTGCGGCTTCACCTTCGAAGTGAGAGACCTTATCGAGAACAAAAAGATAATGTTCAACGCTCCGGAAGATATCTACGACATGCTGGTCTTCATAGGCGCGCCCGGCCGCTACGCTATCAAGCGTATCTTCCACCGGGAGACAGGACAGATCGCGGCCGTTTCCAGCGTGCAGCGCCTCAATCTCATCGCCGGACGTTACATCGGCAAGGACGACCCGGTTTGCATCGTCCGCTGCCAGAGCGGCTATCCAGCTGTGGGAGAGGTGCTGGAGCCTTTTGCCCACCCGCACCTGGTGTCCGGCTGGATGCGGGGTTCGCACAGTGGTCCTCTGATGCCGGTCTCCTTAAAAGACGCCCGTCCCTCCCGCTTCGACGGGCCGCCGCGGGTGGTAGCCCTGGGCTTCCAGCTGGCCGACGGCAAACTCATCGGGCCCCAGGATCTGTTCGACGATCCGGCCTTCGACCGGGCCAGGGAAATGGCCAACATCATCGCTGACTACATGCGGCGGCTGGGTCCCTTCGAGCCTCACCGCCTACATCTGGACGAGATGGAGTACACCACCATGCCCATGGTCATGCAGAAGTTAAAGGATCGCTTCATCGACCTGAGGCTGGCCAAGGCTCAGAAAGCGCAAAAGGAAAAGGGCGGGGCATAA
- a CDS encoding TldD/PmbA family protein produces the protein MALPWDKAWLYEVLETALARGGDYADIYLEERRSTLISLEDQRVERVHVGVDRGAGVRVLKGDSTVYAYTNDLSREGLLRIAEQAARAVAQEREANLPELKKPDEEVSLPEDVPLEEKVKVVQEADKAAREVSPLIRQVMVSYGDVTQNLVIATSEGELVEEKRSRLRFTVNAVAAEGGVIQTGFEALGSTAGFPAAFKEFPPEELARVAARRAAALVKAPPAPAGKMPVVLAGEAGGTMVHEACGHGLEADLVQKGLSVYKGKLGEQVASEEVTVIDDATLPGKYGSYRYDDEGVKARPVVLIERGVLKEYLYDRRTAAKEGRNSNGHGRRESYQHKPIPRMANTYIAPGEWDPEDIIREVKEGFLVKKMGGGQVNTTNGDFVFEVAEGYLIQDGDVGPLVRGATITGNGPEVLRRVTMVGRDLGFTVGTCGKDGQGVPVSDAQPTLLVPELIVGGTAPAGRR, from the coding sequence GTGGCTTTGCCCTGGGATAAAGCCTGGCTTTACGAAGTTTTGGAGACGGCTTTGGCACGGGGAGGAGACTACGCCGATATTTACTTGGAAGAGCGGCGGAGCACGCTTATCTCGCTAGAGGACCAGCGGGTGGAGCGGGTGCATGTGGGGGTAGACCGGGGAGCGGGCGTGCGGGTACTCAAAGGAGATAGCACCGTTTACGCCTACACTAACGACCTCAGCCGCGAGGGGCTTTTAAGGATAGCGGAGCAGGCTGCCCGGGCCGTAGCCCAGGAGCGGGAAGCAAACCTGCCCGAGCTTAAGAAACCGGACGAAGAGGTCTCTTTGCCGGAAGACGTGCCGCTAGAGGAAAAGGTGAAGGTGGTGCAGGAGGCCGATAAGGCGGCCCGGGAGGTCTCCCCACTTATAAGGCAGGTGATGGTGAGCTACGGAGATGTTACCCAAAATCTGGTCATTGCTACCAGTGAAGGAGAACTGGTGGAGGAGAAGCGCAGCCGGCTGCGCTTTACGGTCAATGCGGTGGCGGCCGAAGGAGGAGTAATTCAGACCGGTTTTGAGGCGCTGGGGAGCACGGCCGGCTTCCCGGCCGCTTTTAAAGAGTTTCCTCCTGAGGAGCTGGCGCGGGTGGCAGCGCGGCGGGCGGCGGCTTTGGTGAAAGCTCCACCGGCGCCGGCGGGCAAGATGCCGGTGGTGCTGGCCGGGGAGGCAGGAGGCACTATGGTGCACGAGGCGTGCGGCCACGGGCTGGAAGCCGATCTGGTACAAAAAGGCCTCTCCGTTTACAAGGGAAAGCTGGGGGAGCAGGTGGCCTCGGAGGAGGTTACAGTAATCGACGATGCTACCCTGCCCGGCAAGTACGGCTCCTACCGCTACGACGACGAAGGGGTTAAGGCGCGCCCAGTGGTCCTGATCGAGAGGGGTGTCTTAAAGGAGTACCTTTACGACCGGCGCACGGCGGCCAAGGAAGGCCGTAATTCTAACGGTCATGGGCGACGGGAGTCTTACCAGCACAAGCCTATCCCTCGTATGGCCAACACCTACATCGCCCCGGGTGAGTGGGATCCGGAGGACATAATCCGCGAGGTCAAGGAGGGGTTCCTGGTTAAAAAAATGGGAGGTGGGCAGGTAAACACCACCAACGGCGACTTCGTCTTCGAAGTGGCGGAAGGCTACCTCATCCAGGATGGAGACGTGGGACCGCTGGTGCGGGGAGCTACTATCACCGGCAACGGCCCGGAAGTTTTACGGCGGGTCACCATGGTGGGGCGCGATCTTGGCTTCACCGTGGGTACTTGCGGCAAGGACGGCCAGGGCGTACCTGTGAGCGACGCACAACCCACTCTGCTAGTTCCGGAGCTCATCGTAGGAGGAACGGCCCCTGCCGGAAGGAGGTAG
- the aroQ gene encoding type II 3-dehydroquinate dehydratase, with protein MKVLVLHGPNLNLLGKREPEVYGAQTLEAINRQLLELGRELGVEVECFQSNHEGELIDKLHSTDAAAVVFNPGAFTHYSYALRDAVASLPIPVVEVHLSNIYAREEFRHRSVIAPVAAGQISGFGAESYLLGLRAAVSLAKKRGGRP; from the coding sequence TTGAAGGTCCTGGTGCTTCACGGCCCCAACCTCAACCTCCTGGGCAAGAGGGAACCCGAAGTTTATGGGGCCCAGACTCTGGAGGCGATCAACCGGCAGCTGTTGGAACTGGGTAGGGAGCTGGGGGTCGAGGTGGAGTGCTTTCAGTCGAACCATGAAGGGGAACTGATAGACAAGCTGCATAGCACCGATGCGGCGGCGGTGGTCTTCAACCCCGGCGCTTTCACTCATTACAGCTATGCCCTGCGCGACGCGGTAGCTTCACTTCCTATACCGGTGGTGGAGGTGCACCTTTCCAACATCTACGCCCGGGAAGAATTTCGCCACCGCTCGGTGATCGCGCCGGTGGCTGCTGGACAGATAAGTGGCTTCGGCGCAGAAAGCTACCTTTTAGGTTTGCGAGCGGCAGTGAGCCTGGCTAAAAAACGGGGGGGGAGACCATAA
- a CDS encoding phosphatase PAP2 family protein, which translates to MFALLQKLDATLFEFINGLSGEIPFFDHFFRFTALYSSTIFALYLVRLWFWGKEKELNRRAALRATLAAALGLMINQIIGGIFYRPRPYTVLPAHLLIPHTGDASFPSDHATGSFALAFGLKGRLRHLPAGILLAFAVLVAFARVYAGVHQRPAAGGPGF; encoded by the coding sequence GTGTTCGCCTTGCTTCAGAAGTTGGACGCCACTCTTTTTGAGTTTATCAACGGTCTTTCCGGAGAAATCCCCTTCTTCGATCACTTCTTCCGGTTTACAGCCCTCTACAGCTCAACCATTTTCGCCCTTTACCTGGTGAGGCTCTGGTTCTGGGGAAAGGAAAAGGAACTCAACCGGCGGGCGGCCCTGCGAGCCACTCTTGCCGCTGCTCTGGGTCTCATGATAAACCAGATCATCGGAGGGATATTTTACCGGCCTCGTCCTTATACCGTTTTGCCTGCCCATCTCTTGATCCCCCATACGGGGGATGCTTCTTTTCCCAGCGATCACGCCACCGGCTCTTTTGCTTTGGCATTCGGTCTTAAGGGAAGGCTGAGGCACCTTCCTGCTGGTATCCTTCTGGCTTTTGCCGTGCTGGTGGCCTTCGCGCGCGTCTACGCCGGTGTTCACCAAAGGCCCGCCGCTGGAGGCCCCGGCTTTTAA
- a CDS encoding M24 family metallopeptidase, whose product MRAVLREAGLEGALILGTENRFYLSGFTGSAGILYLDAEGAFLLTDGRYATQAQDECPGWEVLVKSRIFPEGVAELVKERGIGSLGVEAHILTWAQWQALSEALPTIKLVPCRDVVEKLRLIKEPEEIGAIRQALALTEEGFRALLPELKAGMSEREWALKLEFYLRERGAEEVAFPFIVASGPRSALPHGIASGKRIGPGDLVVIDIGIKLGRYCSDFTRTVVVGRPTPWQQELYRAVLEAQRAAIATVRPGIPAKEVDRAAREVLASYGYGLEIFPHSTGHGLGLAVHEAPRVGEGEETRLEPGMVITIEPGAYLPGKGGIRIEDVVLVTETGAEVLTITPKEELLTIGG is encoded by the coding sequence CTGCGGGCCGTCTTGCGGGAGGCGGGACTGGAAGGTGCGTTAATACTGGGTACCGAAAACAGGTTCTATTTGAGCGGCTTCACCGGCTCTGCCGGCATCCTCTATCTAGATGCCGAAGGGGCTTTCCTTCTCACCGATGGGCGCTACGCCACCCAGGCGCAGGACGAGTGCCCGGGTTGGGAAGTACTGGTCAAGTCGCGTATCTTCCCAGAAGGCGTGGCAGAACTGGTGAAGGAGAGGGGAATAGGGAGCCTGGGAGTAGAGGCGCACATCCTCACCTGGGCTCAATGGCAGGCATTAAGCGAAGCCTTGCCCACGATAAAGCTGGTTCCTTGCCGGGATGTGGTGGAGAAGCTACGGCTCATAAAGGAGCCGGAGGAAATTGGTGCCATCCGGCAGGCCCTTGCCCTAACGGAAGAAGGCTTCCGCGCTCTTCTACCGGAGCTCAAGGCCGGTATGAGCGAAAGGGAGTGGGCGCTAAAACTCGAATTTTATCTTCGGGAAAGAGGAGCGGAGGAGGTTGCTTTTCCCTTCATTGTCGCCTCTGGCCCCCGCTCCGCCCTGCCGCACGGGATAGCTTCCGGCAAGAGAATAGGGCCGGGAGACTTGGTAGTGATAGACATAGGGATAAAGTTGGGGCGCTACTGCTCCGACTTTACCCGCACGGTGGTGGTAGGCAGGCCTACACCCTGGCAGCAAGAGCTTTACCGGGCGGTACTCGAAGCCCAGCGGGCGGCCATAGCGACAGTAAGGCCAGGAATACCGGCTAAGGAGGTAGATCGGGCGGCCAGAGAAGTGCTTGCGTCTTACGGCTACGGTCTGGAAATATTTCCCCATAGCACCGGACATGGGCTTGGCCTGGCGGTGCACGAGGCGCCCCGCGTGGGCGAAGGAGAGGAGACGAGGCTTGAACCGGGAATGGTGATTACCATAGAACCGGGGGCTTACCTACCGGGCAAAGGAGGTATCCGCATAGAGGACGTAGTACTGGTAACAGAAACGGGAGCTGAGGTGCTCACCATCACACCCAAAGAAGAACTCTTAACGATCGGGGGGTAA
- the cas2 gene encoding CRISPR-associated endonuclease Cas2 yields MYVILVYDVNVARVAKVLKIARKYLHWVQNSVLEGELTEATFRKLKHELGQVIDVKEDSVLFYVLGNQRYTTRELLGVKKGGEEWIW; encoded by the coding sequence TTGTACGTTATCCTGGTCTACGATGTTAATGTAGCGCGGGTGGCCAAGGTCTTAAAGATAGCCCGCAAGTATCTGCACTGGGTGCAGAATTCTGTCCTCGAAGGGGAACTGACCGAAGCTACCTTCCGAAAGCTTAAGCATGAGCTCGGGCAGGTAATCGATGTGAAAGAAGACTCGGTACTCTTCTACGTTTTGGGAAACCAGCGCTATACTACTCGTGAACTCCTGGGGGTAAAGAAGGGTGGAGAAGAATGGATCTGGTAA
- the cas1b gene encoding type I-B CRISPR-associated endonuclease Cas1b codes for MKRTLYLFRSGRLRRKENTLAVETEEQRRYFPVENVRDIFVFGEVDLNKEVLEFLCDNEILVHFFSYYGHYVGSFYPREHYNSGYMVLKQAEHYMDPAKRLNLARRFVEGALENILQVLRYYHHRGKDLSEYVAAIERFLKSALPSCQTIEELMAMEGNARSYYYESFNIILEDSPFRIEGRSKKPPTDPLNALISFGNTLVYVKVLSEIYKTHLDPRIGYLHATNFRRFTLNLDVAEVFKPILADRVLFTLVGRRMLSPGDFDRCGSAVFLSERGRRTLVEEFERKLQSTFHHRRLKRNVSYQTLLRLELYKLEKHLIGEEEYTPFVSRW; via the coding sequence ATGAAAAGGACTCTTTACCTCTTTCGGAGTGGGCGGTTGCGGCGCAAGGAGAACACCCTGGCAGTCGAGACGGAGGAGCAGCGGCGCTACTTTCCGGTGGAGAATGTGCGGGATATCTTCGTTTTTGGAGAAGTGGATCTTAACAAAGAAGTTCTGGAGTTTCTGTGTGACAACGAGATTTTAGTTCATTTCTTTAGCTATTACGGGCATTACGTAGGCTCTTTTTATCCGCGTGAGCATTACAATTCCGGGTATATGGTGCTGAAGCAGGCAGAGCATTACATGGATCCGGCCAAGAGGCTGAACCTTGCCCGCAGGTTCGTGGAAGGAGCATTGGAGAACATCCTGCAGGTGTTGCGCTACTATCATCACCGCGGGAAAGATCTATCTGAATACGTTGCCGCGATAGAACGATTTTTAAAGTCCGCTTTGCCTTCTTGCCAGACTATTGAAGAGCTCATGGCCATGGAGGGCAACGCCCGTAGCTACTACTACGAAAGCTTCAACATTATTCTGGAAGACTCTCCTTTTCGGATCGAAGGGAGGAGCAAAAAGCCTCCCACCGATCCTTTAAACGCTCTCATAAGCTTCGGCAACACCCTGGTTTACGTCAAGGTGCTTTCAGAAATCTATAAGACCCATCTGGACCCGCGGATCGGCTATCTTCACGCCACCAACTTCCGCCGCTTCACCCTCAATCTCGATGTGGCCGAGGTCTTCAAGCCTATCCTGGCAGACCGCGTCCTCTTTACTCTGGTGGGAAGAAGAATGCTTTCGCCCGGAGATTTCGACCGTTGCGGCAGCGCCGTCTTCCTGAGCGAAAGGGGACGCCGCACCCTGGTAGAGGAGTTTGAACGAAAGCTCCAGAGCACTTTCCACCACCGGCGCCTCAAGCGTAACGTTAGCTACCAGACCCTTCTGCGTCTGGAGCTTTATAAGCTAGAAAAGCACCTGATCGGCGAAGAAGAGTACACACCCTTTGTCAGCAGGTGGTAG